The window CGGCTGCACCGGCTCCGGCGGCAAAATCTGCTGCGCCAGCACCGGCTGCAAAAGCGGAAGGCAAGAGCGAATTCGCAGAGAACGACGCTTACGTTCACGCGACGCCGGTTATCCGTCGTCTGGCACGTGAATTCGGCGTGAATCTGGCGAAAGTGAAGGGTTCTGGTCGTAAAGGCCGTATCCTGCGCGAAGACGTTCAGGCTTACGTGAAAGATGCCGTGAAACGCGCTGAGTCTGCACCAGCAGCTGCCGCTGGCGGCGGTCTGCCGGGCATGCTGCCATGGCCGAAAGTCGATTTCAGCAAGTTTGGTGAAGTGGAAGAAGTGGAACTGGGCCGCATCCAGAAAATCTCTGGTGCTAACCTGAGCCGTAACTGGGTGATGATCCCGCACGTTACGCACTTCGATAAAACGGATATCACCGAGCTGGAAGCGTTCCGCAAACAGCAGAACGTGGAAGCTGAGAAGCGCAAACTGGACGTGAAGATCACCCCGGTTGTCTTCATCATGAAAGCCGTTGCTGCTGCGCTTGAGCAGATGCCTCGTTTCAACAGTTCACTGTCTGAAGACGCTCAACGTCTGACGCTGAAGAAATACATCAACATCGGTGTTGCGGTTGATACGCCGAATGGTCTGGTGGTTCCGGTGTTCAAAGACGTGAACAAGAAAGGCATCATTGAGCTGTCTCGCGAACTGATGGCAATCTCCAAGAAAGCCCGTGATGGCAAACTGACTGCAGGCGAAATGCAGGGCGGATGCTTCACTATCTCCAGCCTGGGTGGCATCGGGACTACGCACTTTGCGCCGATCGTCAACGCACCGGAAGTGGCTATTTTGGGTGTGTCTAAGTCCGCGATGGAACCGGTCTGGAATGGTAAAGAGTTCACGCCGCGTCTGATGATGCCGATGTCTCTGTCCTTCGACCACCGTGTCATTGACGGTGCTGATGGTGCACGCTTCATTACCATCATTAACAACACTTTGTCTGACATCCGCCGTCTGGTGATGTAATCGAAAAGCCGGCCTGACGGCCGGCTTTTTTCTGATAAGCTGTTATTTGTTACAGCAATCAGTGATTAAGGACAAATCGTTAGTCGCTTGTTGTTTCAAAATTGTTAACGATTTTGTAAACTACTGCGGCAAAGACACGTCCCGGTGGAAGAGGGCGTTATTAAAAATACACCCTCAATCAGAATGATGACGGGTGTGACGTCACAGACCCGCCGGAAATCAATTAAGAGGTCATGATGAGTACTGAAATTAAAGCTCAGGTAGTGGTACTTGGTGCCGGCCCCGCGGGTTACTCTGCTGCATTCCGCGCGGCGGATTTGGGTCTGGAAACCGTACTGGTAGAGCGCTACTCCACGCTGGGTGGGGTGTGTCTGAATGTTGGCTGTATTCCTTCCAAAGCCCTGCTGCACGTTGCTAAAGTCATTGAAGAAGCTAAAGCGCTGGCGGAACACGGTATCGTGTTCGGTGAACCTAAAACCGACATTGATAAAATCCGTCTGTGGAAAGAAAAAGTCATCACCCAACTGACCGGTGGTCTGGCTGGTATGGCGAAAGGCCGTAAAGTTAAAGTCGTTAACGGTCTGGGCAAATTTACCGGTGCTAACACGCTGGAAGTCGACGGTGAAAACGGCAAAACGACGATCAACTTCGATAACGCCATTATCGCTGCGGGTTCACGTCCGATCCAACTGCCTTTCATTCCTCATGATGACCCACGCGTATGGGATTCTACCGATGCGCTGGAGCTGAAAAGCGTCCCAGGACGTCTGTTGGTCATGGGCGGCGGTATCATCGGTCTGGAAATGGGTACTGTTTACCACGCTCTGGGTTCACAGATTGACGTTGTTGAAATGTTCGATCAGGTGATTCCGGCAGCTGACAAAGACATCATCAAAGTCTTCACCAAACGTATCAGCAAGCAGTTCAATCTGATGCTGGAAACCAAAGTGACGGCGGTAGAAGCCAAAGAAGACGGCATCTATGTGACGATGGAAGGTAAAAAAGCGCCAGCCGAGCCACAGCGTTACGACGCGGTTCTGGTCGCTATCGGCCGTGTGCCGAACGGCAAAAACCTGGATGCTGGAAAAGCGGGCGTGGAAGTTGACGATCGCGGCTTCATCCATGTTGATAAGCAAATGCGCACCAACGTGCCGCACATCTACGCTATCGGCGACATCGTCGGTCAGCCGATGCTGGCGCACAAAGGCGTGCATGAAGGCCACGTTGCTGCTGAAGTCATCTCCGGTAAGAAACACTACTTCGATCCGAAAGTAATTCCTTCTATTGCCTATACCGAACCGGAAGTGGCATGGGTGGGTCTGACTGAGAAAGAAGCGAAAGAGAAAGGCATCAGCTACGAAACCGCGACCTTCCCATGGGCGGCGTCTGGCCGTGCGATCGCGTCTGACTGCGCTGACGGTATGACCAAACTGATTTTCGACAAAGAAACTCACCGTGTTATCGGTGGTGCGATTGTCGGTACTAACGGTGGTGAACTGTTAGGTGAAATCGGTCTGGCGATCGAAATGGGCTGTGATGCGGAAGATATCGCGTTGACCATCCATGCGCACCCAACGCTGCATGAGTCTGTTGGTCTGGCTGCTGAAATCTTTGAAGGTAGCATCACCGACCTGCCGAACCCGAAAGCGAAGAAGAAGTAAGTTCTCTCAGGTTCGCATAGCGTGAATT is drawn from Pectobacterium aroidearum and contains these coding sequences:
- the aceF gene encoding pyruvate dehydrogenase complex dihydrolipoyllysine-residue acetyltransferase; this encodes MAIEINVPDIGADEVEVTEVLVKVGDKVEAEQSLITVEGDKASMEVPSPQAGVIKEIKVSVGDKVETGKLIMIFDSADGAADAAPAKAEEKKEAAPAAAPAAAAAKDVNVPDIGGDEVEVTEVLVKVGDTVAAEQSLITVEGDKASMEVPAPFAGTVKEIKISTGDKVSTGSLIMVFEVAGAAPAAAPAQAAAPAAAAPVASAAKEVNVPDIGGDEVEVTEVMVKVGDKIAAEQSLITVEGDKASMEVPAPFAGTVKEIKISTGDKVKTGSLIMVFEVEGAAPAAAPAAKQEAAAAPAPAAKSAAPAPAAKAEGKSEFAENDAYVHATPVIRRLAREFGVNLAKVKGSGRKGRILREDVQAYVKDAVKRAESAPAAAAGGGLPGMLPWPKVDFSKFGEVEEVELGRIQKISGANLSRNWVMIPHVTHFDKTDITELEAFRKQQNVEAEKRKLDVKITPVVFIMKAVAAALEQMPRFNSSLSEDAQRLTLKKYINIGVAVDTPNGLVVPVFKDVNKKGIIELSRELMAISKKARDGKLTAGEMQGGCFTISSLGGIGTTHFAPIVNAPEVAILGVSKSAMEPVWNGKEFTPRLMMPMSLSFDHRVIDGADGARFITIINNTLSDIRRLVM
- the lpdA gene encoding dihydrolipoyl dehydrogenase; the protein is MSTEIKAQVVVLGAGPAGYSAAFRAADLGLETVLVERYSTLGGVCLNVGCIPSKALLHVAKVIEEAKALAEHGIVFGEPKTDIDKIRLWKEKVITQLTGGLAGMAKGRKVKVVNGLGKFTGANTLEVDGENGKTTINFDNAIIAAGSRPIQLPFIPHDDPRVWDSTDALELKSVPGRLLVMGGGIIGLEMGTVYHALGSQIDVVEMFDQVIPAADKDIIKVFTKRISKQFNLMLETKVTAVEAKEDGIYVTMEGKKAPAEPQRYDAVLVAIGRVPNGKNLDAGKAGVEVDDRGFIHVDKQMRTNVPHIYAIGDIVGQPMLAHKGVHEGHVAAEVISGKKHYFDPKVIPSIAYTEPEVAWVGLTEKEAKEKGISYETATFPWAASGRAIASDCADGMTKLIFDKETHRVIGGAIVGTNGGELLGEIGLAIEMGCDAEDIALTIHAHPTLHESVGLAAEIFEGSITDLPNPKAKKK